ACCGACGTGGACTATGTGGCCCACCCCGGTTTGGTGCACGGCTTCCTGACCCTGGACACCGTGTCGCCGGCCGCCCGGCAGGCGGGTGATGCCCTGCTGCGGCGTTACGGGACGGCGCTGCGGCGCGTCAGTGACGCCAAGGGGTAAGAACGTTCCGATCCGGAGCTCACGCTCTAGGCGGAAAGCATGCTGATCATTTAGTCCCGGGGGCAGGGGATCGGTAACCTGTTGATGATGAGTAGCGCGAAAACTTCCCCGGAATCTGCCCCTAATCTGCATGCCAGCGGCATGGTGCGCGTGCGCGGAGCGCAGGAGAACAACCTGCGCAACGTCGACGTCGACATCCCGCGCGACGCGATTGTCGCCTTCACCGGGGTTTCGGGTTCGGGTAAATCTTCCCTGGCCTTCGGCACCATCTACGCCGAGGCTCAGCGGCGCTACTTCGAGTCGGTGGCCCCCTACGCGCGCCGCCTGCTCTCGCAGGGGCACAACCCCAAGGTGGAGGAAATTGCCGGGCTGCCGCCCGCCGTCGCCCTGCAGCAGCGCCGCGGAGCCCCCAGTTCGCGCTCCACCGTCGGCACCCTCACCACGCTCTCCAACTCGATGCGTATGCTCTACTCCCGCGGCGGCACCTATCCGGCAAACGCCGAACCAGGCAGCCTCGACTCTGATGCCTTCTCGCCCAACACCGCCGCCGGTGCCTGCCGGGAGTGCTCCGGACTGGGCATTGCGCATACCGTCACCGAGGAGTCCCTGGTACCGGATCCCAGCCTCAGCATCCGGGACGGCGCGATTGCCGCCTGGCCGGGTGCCTGGCAGGGCAAGAACCTGCGTGACATCCTCATCCAGCTCGGCTACGACGTCGACGTGCCCTGGAAGAAGCTGCCGAAGAAGGACCGTGACTGGATCCTGTTCACTGAAGAACAGCCGGTAGTCATGATCACCCCGCAGCGCGACCGCGTAGCCAAACCGTACAAGGGGCGGTTCTGGAGCGCCAAGAGCTACGTGATGCACACCCTCGCGGATTCCGGCAGCGCCCAGATGCGCGAACGGGTCCTGGCCTACATGGTGTCCGGTCCCTGCCCGGTCTGCGGCGGAGCGGGCCTGCGTCCCGAGGCTCTCGCCGTCACGTTCGCCGGCCGGAACATTGCCGAGTTGAACGGCGCCACCCTGGCGGAGCTGGCCGAAATCATCCGGCCGACGGCGGAACTGAAGTCTGCGGGCACCGCCTCCCGTGCGGCGGCCTCCAATGAAGACACTGAAGTTGCGGTAACCATTACACGGGACCTGCTGGGCCGGCTGGAGGTGCTGATCGGCCTGGGCCTCGGCTATCTCAGCCTCTCCCGCGCCACCCCCACCCTTTCACCCGGTGAAATGCAGCGTCTCCGGATCGCCACCCAGCTGCGCTCGGGCCTCTTCGGGGTTATCTATGTCCTGGACGAGCCCTCTGCCGGGCTGCATCCGGCCGACGCCGAGCCGCTGCTGACCGTGCTGCAGGAACTCAAGGACGCCGGCAACTCCGTGTTCGTGGTCGAGCACAACATGGACGTGGTGCGCAGCGCCGAATGGATTGTGGACGTAGGTCCCCAGGCCGGCGACGGCGGCGGAACCGTGCTCTACAGCGGACCGGTCGAGGGCTTGGCCGAGGTTGAGGAGAGCGCCACCCGTCCGTTCCTGTTCGGGGAAGCCGAAACAGCAAAGCCGGCCCGCCGTACGCCCGACCAGTGGCTGAGCCTGAAGGGAATCACCCGGCATAACCTGCGCGGACTGGACGCCGAGATTCCGCTCGGCGTGTTCACCGCGGTGACCGGCGTCTCCGGCTCCGGTAAATCCACCCTGGTCAGCCAGGTCCTGGCTGAAACGGTGGGCCGGCAGGTGAACGGCGTGCCGACCGAGCCCGAGGACCCGGAGGCTCCCGAAGAACATGATCCCGGGGCCCACGTGCGCAGCATCGCCGGACTGGAGCACCTGGATCGGCTGGTACGGGTGGACCAGCGGCCCATCGGCCGCACCCCGCGCTCCAACCTGGCTACCTACACCGGACTCTTCGATGCGGTGCGGAAGCTTTACGCCGGCACCGACGAAGCCCGCGCCCGCGGCTACAACGCCGGACGCTTCTCCTTCAATGTGGCCGGCGGACGCTGCGAAACCTGCCAGGGTGAAGGCTTCCTCGCCGTCGAACTGTTGTTCCTGCCCGGCACCTACGGCCCCTGCCCGGTCTGCCACGGCGCCCGCTACAACGAGGAAACCCTGCAGGTCACCTACCGCGGCAAGAGCATTGCCGACGTCCTGGCGATGCGGGTGGAAACCGCCGCCGAGTTCCTGGCTGACGTTCCGGCGGCAGCCCGGAGCCTGCGGACGCTGCTCGACGTCGGACTGGGCTACCTGCGTCTGGGCCAGCCCGCCACCGAACTCTCCGGCGGTGAAGCGCAGCGGATCAAGCTAGCCACCGAACTGCAGCGCGCCCGCCGCGGCCATACGCTGTTCCTGCTCGACGAGCCGACCACCGGTCTGCACCCGCAGGACGTGCAGCTGCTGCTGCGGCAGCTGAACCGGCTGGTGGACAACGGCAACACCGTGGTGGTGGTGGAGCACTCCATGAACGTGGTCGCCTCCGCGGACTGGGTCATCGACATGGGCCCCTCCGGCGGCGAGGAAGGCGGCCGGATCATCTGCGCCGGCACCGCCGACGACGTCGCCGCGTGCGATGCCAGCCGGACGGCACCCTACCTATCGGCGGCGCTCAAGCTGCTCCCGTAACCTAGGGCGCGGTGCGGAAACGTTCCCATGCGGATTGGCGGGACATCCCCAGCGACGCGCCGATGACGGCCCAGCTGATGTTCCTGTCCCGGGCCACTGACACCCAGCGCCGAAGATGCTCCTCCACTTGGTCCCGTGCTTCCGCCACCCGGGGGAGCCGTTCCAGCAACTCGTCATTGCTCAACGCCTCCCACGGCGTGGCCGGCAGCGGATCGGGATCCGCCGGGCGAGGGGTTTCCAACAGTTTGAGGGCCCCTTCCGCGCAGTCCCGGCAGATGGCTGCCGTGGGGGCCGCCGCCAATACTCCGGTTTCCTGCCGCGGCCGCAGGCAGAACGAACACATGAAGGGCTCGTTTTCCCGGTGATCACGGTCCGCGCCGCTCAGTTCAGAAGGCATGGCCCCAGTCTAGCCAGCGGTCCATCGAACCTACCCCTTGCGCTGTCAGGTAAGCCCTGACAGTATGTCAGGCATTACCTGACACCGATGAGGGGGAGCCGCGTGGCAACTGAACAACTTCCGGAGCCGGCGACGGCCCGGTCCCAGAGCGGACGCCCTTTCCGGTTCCTCGCCTCCACCGCCGCGGCGGAGGGGTTCGGCGACGCCCTGACCCGTACGGTCCTGCCCATCCTTGCGGTTGCGGTGCTGGGTCTGGGACCGGTATTTGTGGGTATTCTCAACGCCACCGGAATTGCAGCCTTCCTGCTGCTGGGCATGAGCGCCGGAGTGGCCGTGGACCGCATCGGCAAACCGCTGCTTGCGATGGGTTCAGCTTCCCTGCTGCGATGCGGAGTCCTGCTGTTCCTCGCAGCCGGCGTCTGGCAGGGGTGGCTCTCCGGACCCGGGCTGTTCGCTGCGGCCGTGCTGATCGGCATCGCGGACCTCCTTTTCACCACCGCCCATTCCACCGTTGTCCCGGTGGTGTCCGGACCGGAGGGAATGAAGCGGGCCTACTCCCGGCTGGCCATGATCAACCAGGCGACGACGGCCGGCGGCGCTGCGACGGCCGGCGCTGTCCTGGGCCTGGCGGGGATGCCGGTGCTGCTCCTGGCCGGTGCTGCGGCCTATGCCTCGTCCTGGCTGCTTCAACACGGAATCCGGCTGCCTGCGGCTGCGCCTGTTTCCGGGCGGCCCGCACGAGGGCGGGCACGCCGGGGTTTCGCCGCGCTGCGGCGCACCCCGGCGCTGCGGGCGTTGTCTCTGTCCGCCTGCCTGACGAATGCCGGCGCCATGGTGGGCAACACCGTCCTGCCGGTCTACGTGCTGCGAGACCTGGCTGTCCCGGCGTCGGCCTTTGCTGCACTGGGCGTGCTGTCCGCTCTCGGAGCCGTTTCCGGTGCTGCGGCCGCACCGTACCTCAGCGGCTGGCTGGGGCTGAAAGCGGTCAGGAGCGGTGCCGCCCTGCTGTCGGTGCCCGCCGTCCTGCTGGCGGTGTTCTGTTCCGTTCTCCCCGGTCCGGCGCTGGTGTGGCTAGCGGGCTCCACCCTGGCCTGGGGCTTCCTGGTGGCTCTGTCCGGCGTGGCCGGTGCGGAAGTGCTGCCGCGGACGGTACCGCGGAATGAACTGGCCACGGTGGGTGCTGCGCAACGGACGCTGACCCTCGGCGTGATGCCCGTGGCAGCGCTGCTGGCCGGGCTGGCGGCAGCGGCAGCGGGCACCCTGCCAGTGCTCTGGCTGTGGGCAGCGCTGGCCGGACTGGCCGCGCTGCCGGTCGCCTTCACCAAGTCGCTGGCCGGGTTCCGCTAGAAGGGCCAACCCGGCGTCGAGGACCTAATGACGGGATGACCCCGGACGGCGGAAACGCACATAGCTGTAAACAATCAGGGCCAGGCCGATGACACCCGACGCAATGAGAGTTCCACCGGTGACCCACCCGCCGGGCAGCCACCAGGAATCCTGCAGCGGCCACCAATGCGGCACCTGCCGCCAAAGCCCCCAGATCACGCCGGCGGCCATGACTGCCAGGCCGCCGCTGACAGTCGCGACAATCCGCGGCGTGGTCTGCACCCCCTGTGCGGCCGCACGGAAAGCGCGTGCTTTCACCGGATGCAGCCAGCGGTGGGCCCACGCATAGCGCAGGGACAGGACGGCCAGCCCGGCCACCACCATGAGCAGGCCCGGGCCGGGGAGCACCAGGGCGGCCAGGCCCAGGATCACCAGGGACCATCCGGCCACCTCAATGCCGGTGCGGCGCAGCCACGCTGGAATCCGTTCCGTCCTATTCATGGGGCCAGCTTTCCACACCAACCTGCGAGTTGGCCGCGCTGCCGCCCGCAACGACCCACAGGAGGGAACCGGGTATGGGCGGCAGGCGCCGTGGGTGGCAGACTGGGCCGGTGATCGCCCTCCTTTCGGCACCCTCGAACCTTGGCCTCCGCCCGCCGCAGACGGGCAGCGTACCCGGCTGTGCCAAGGCTCCGGAGGCATTGCGCGAGGCAGGGTTGTTCCGCAGCTTCCTGGACGCCGGCAGCATCGACGCCGGCGTGGTGCTCAGCGGCCGGTACGCCGCCGACTGGGTGCCGGGAGAGGGCCGGGTGCGGAACCAGGAAGCGCTGGTTGATCATGCAAGGCGCTTAGCGGACCGGCTGGGAGCGCTGCTCGACGACGGCGGCTCACCGCTGGTCCTGGGCGGGGACTGCAGCATCCTTTTGGGCGCCGGCCTCGCCCTTGCCCGCCGCGGCCGCTTCGGCCTGGTCCATGTTGACGGCCACACCGATTTTCGGCATCCGGGCAACAGCAGCGTCTGCGCGAGCGTGGGCGGCGAAGATCTGGCCGCCGCCGTCGGCCTGCACTGGCCCCGGCTCGCGGACCTCGACGGCTATGGACCCTACTTCGCCCCTTCCGACACAGTGCACATCGGCTGCCGGGACAACGATGAGGAACTCCACGAGGCAACTGCCCTGCTGGGAGCCACCATGCCGACAAGCCACGTCCGCAGCGCTGGTCCGGCGGCGGCAGCGGACCGGGCCGTAGCTGTTGCCGGCCGCGGCAGCAACGGATACTGGCTGCACATCGACGTGGACGTCCTGGACCCGGCCTACCTGCCGGCAGTCGACAGTCCCGATCCCGGCGGCCTCACCCCGGAGGAGCTGACCGAGCTGCTGCAGGCATTGGCCCCCGGGGCCGTGGGCGCAGAAGTAACCATCTTCGATCCGGACCTGGATCCGGACGGTGCCTACGCCCGCCTGCTGGCCGAAGTCCTTGCCGCAGGACTCCGGGACCTGGGCGCTGCCTCCGGGGATTAGCCGGCTGACGCTCCAGAGGCGACGCGCGGGGGGTATGCGCTTAACGCAGTGACCGGGAACATGGCGGCTACCCTGAAGTGTGCTTAGCGAACCTTTTCCCGCCACACAGCTGCTGCACGGTGTTCGGCTTCGGGTCGCGGACTTGTCCGACGCCGATGCGCTCGCCGCCGCCTACGACCGGAACCGGGCCTACTTGGCGCCCTGGGAACCGCTCCGGGAGGATACGTTCTTCACTCCTGCAGGCCAACGCTCGGTCATCCGGTCAAAGCTGGTCCAGCATGCCGCGGGAACGGAGGTTCCCTGGGTCCTGGTTCATCAGGAGCGGATCATCGGGACCATCACCCTCACCGGGATCGTCGGCGGTCCCTTCCAGTCGGCCAACCTCGGCTACTGGGTTGACGGCGACTACGCCGGACGGGGGATCGGCACAGCAGCGGTGGCGGCAGTCGTCGAATTGGGTCGAAGCCAGCTCGGGCTGCACCGGATCCAGGCGGCAACCCTGCTGGAGAACGCTGCGTCGCAGAGAGTCCTGGACCGCTCCGGGTTTGAGCGGATCGGCATGGCACCGGACTACCTGCGAATTGCCGGAGAGTGGCAGGACCATCTGCTCTTCCAGCGGATCCTTTAAGGGGGGAGCGATGCGAGGTAACCTGCGGGCCGCCCTGATCATCACGGAGCGCTTCACGCTGGAGCCTTTGGGTGTGCACCACGCGGCGGAAATGGCGAAGGCGTTAGCCGGCACAGCCATCTACAAGTACATCGGCGGTCAGGCACCGACAGCTGAGGAGCTGGAGAAGCGGTATGCCGCCCAATCGGTGGGATCCTCGCCGGACGGCCGTCAGACCTGGCTCAACTGGATTATCCGTGAACAGGGCAGAAGCATCGGATTTGTCCAGGCCACGGTGGAAGCGGACGGGCCGACGTCGGACGTTGCGTGGGTGGTGGGTGAGGCGTTCCAGGGCCGGGGTGCTGCCACCGAGGCCGCCCGAGCCATGGCCGCCTGGCTCCGGCACCACCAGCCATCGGTCCGGATCACGGCTTCCATCCATCCGGAAAACACTGCCTCAGCCTCTGTCGCCCGCCACCTGGGCCTCACCCCGACCGGCCATTTCGATGAGGACGGCGAAGAACAATGGGATGACTCCCTCCTAACGGCTTAAGGACGTAGCACCAACGAAACGGCAGGGCCTCGAAGCGTATCGAGGCCCTGCCTTTTCGATCGTGCGGTGACGCTGCCGGGTTAGCCGTAGGGTCTGGCGGAGGCGGCTTTAATATTCCAAGCGAGCTCTGCGAGCTTTGGAATTTCGTTGCCGCCGGAGTCAGGCCCGTAGGCGGGCCAAGCCGCTGGAACCAGCCAGGGGTGAACTAGTTCACCCGCACCGTCATCATGCCTTTCGGATTACTGTTCACGACGGTGATCTTCGTGCCCGTTCCGGCCACCACCACGCTTGCCTGCGGGTTCGCCGGATCGTAGTAGGCGTTCGGATTGGTGTCATCGAATACCGGAACGCCGGGACGGGACGGTGCCTGCAGAGTGGTCATCACGGTGGCGGTTTCCCGGTGCAGGAGGATCGGGTCGGTGGCTTCCTTGCCGAAGGTGGCATCGAAGCTCTGGATGCGGTTGCGGGCGATGGTGCCGTCGGACCACCGCAGGGTCTGCGGATGCGCATCAACCGGAAGGATCAGACCCGCACCCGGGTGCTGGCGGGTGTTGTTGTTCCGCTGTCCGGCGTTCCAGTAGGTGACCAGCAGGCCGTCCTGGTAAGGGTAGTGCTCCACCCGGTCCGGGGCGCTGACGGCCCAGCCGAAGTTGTACGGTCCGGTCCGCAGTGTGTCGTCATAACCCATGTACTGCCGGTTTTCGGCAATGTAGTAACGGCCGTTTCCGGCGGCATCCCGGGGCAGCGTAACCACCAGGGCCTGCTGTTTCTTGGTTGCGTGGAAGGCCGGGCCGAGTTTGTGGGTGGACTTTGTGCCGGCGGCCGCGGTGTCGTAGTCCAGCCAGCCGAGCTGCAGCTTTTCCCAGGCCCCCATGTGGTTCGGCGTGGTGCCGATGGTTCCGTCGCCGTGGCCCAGCCAGGAACCGGAGCTCATGAGCGTCCAGAATCCGGTGCTGTTTTCGCCGCCGCTGGTGTCGTAGAGATCCGGAAGGCCGAGGTCATGGGCGTACTCGTGTGCAAACACGCCGAGGCCGCCGTTTTCCGGTTCCGTGGTGTAGTCGCGGATCCAGACCTTGGAATCGCCGATCCGGATACCTCCGAACGGGTTGGTCGCGGGTCCCTGCGTGCCGGCGCCGGCCTGGCCCACTGACCAGCGGTGTGACCAGATGGTCGACGTCGGAGCGCCGGCCTCTTCGCCCTCGCCTGCGTGAATTGCCTGGAAGTGGTCGATGTAGCCGTCGGGCTCATCGAAGTTGCCGTTGTTGTTGTAGTCGTAGCGGTCCCACTGGTCGAACCCGGCCAGGTAGGCGTCAATGTCAGCGGCGCTCTTGCCGGCAGCAATCTGCGCTTCGTACCAGGCATCGGCGGCGTCCTGCACGAAGCGGGTCATGTCCTGCTGGCTTTCGGTCTCGCCGTAGCTGGCGGAGTTGTAGGGGACCGTAACCCAGTCGCTGACATCGCCGTCGACCGTGTAGCGGCCGCTGGACATCTCCTCATAGAGGGTTTTCAATGATTCTTCCTGCGGATCGAAGAACATATCGAGATAGTGCTGCCTGTCGAAGTCCGGCTCCCAGTACGTCGAGTTGTCCACCGCGCGGTTCGGTTCCGGAATCTGGTTGTGCTGCGGCCCGGCGGGCGCAGTAGGGAAGCGCGGATCCACCTGGTTGCCGAAATCGATGAGGAAGGACAGGATCTGGTCGCTGTCCTCCAACCCGTACTCCGCCCACTGCCCGGGCGCCACCTGCACGGCCTTCGAACCGCCGCGTGTCTGCACGGGCGCTTCTGAGCGGAGGACCTTTTCAATAGCCTGCTGGTTCAGTTGACGGCGTTCGTCGGCCGCGGGATCGGAACGGTCGTCTGCTTTGGCGGCGTTCCCGTCCGGCCCCGGTGCGGCGGAGAACCCGCTGGGAGCCGGCGCCGGTTTGGCCGGGGCGGCTACGGCCGCCACCGGGGAGAGGACAACGGCACTGCCGATGGCCAACACCAATGCGCACCGGAAACTCCGGTGCCTGTTTTCGTTTTTCAAGGCTTCCCCTTAGTGCAGCGTGTGAGTGAGGTGGGATTACGTTACGTTTTGGATGTCGCCTTTCGGGCGAGAAGGGCCGGTGTTTTTTTATTTGGGAAAAAGTGGAAGCAAAAGAACACCGAGGTCTTCCGGAATGGGACTTTTACCTGTAAGGGTGCCTAAGGGGACATTTACACGCACTATGAGGAGTTGTTTAGTTTGATGCATTCATCCGTCCGTCGCCGGGGTGCTGCCACCGCAGTCACCGCGGCCGTGGCAGTTACACTCGTGTCGATGACACCCGCAGCAGCCGCGCCGCCTGAGCATGCCGGCAAGGACCAGAAAACCAGTGT
This genomic stretch from Arthrobacter sp. zg-Y1110 harbors:
- a CDS encoding PGPGW domain-containing protein translates to MNRTERIPAWLRRTGIEVAGWSLVILGLAALVLPGPGLLMVVAGLAVLSLRYAWAHRWLHPVKARAFRAAAQGVQTTPRIVATVSGGLAVMAAGVIWGLWRQVPHWWPLQDSWWLPGGWVTGGTLIASGVIGLALIVYSYVRFRRPGSSRH
- a CDS encoding GNAT family N-acetyltransferase, with the protein product MLSEPFPATQLLHGVRLRVADLSDADALAAAYDRNRAYLAPWEPLREDTFFTPAGQRSVIRSKLVQHAAGTEVPWVLVHQERIIGTITLTGIVGGPFQSANLGYWVDGDYAGRGIGTAAVAAVVELGRSQLGLHRIQAATLLENAASQRVLDRSGFERIGMAPDYLRIAGEWQDHLLFQRIL
- a CDS encoding arginase family protein, with the translated sequence MIALLSAPSNLGLRPPQTGSVPGCAKAPEALREAGLFRSFLDAGSIDAGVVLSGRYAADWVPGEGRVRNQEALVDHARRLADRLGALLDDGGSPLVLGGDCSILLGAGLALARRGRFGLVHVDGHTDFRHPGNSSVCASVGGEDLAAAVGLHWPRLADLDGYGPYFAPSDTVHIGCRDNDEELHEATALLGATMPTSHVRSAGPAAAADRAVAVAGRGSNGYWLHIDVDVLDPAYLPAVDSPDPGGLTPEELTELLQALAPGAVGAEVTIFDPDLDPDGAYARLLAEVLAAGLRDLGAASGD
- a CDS encoding ClpX C4-type zinc finger protein, giving the protein MPSELSGADRDHRENEPFMCSFCLRPRQETGVLAAAPTAAICRDCAEGALKLLETPRPADPDPLPATPWEALSNDELLERLPRVAEARDQVEEHLRRWVSVARDRNISWAVIGASLGMSRQSAWERFRTAP
- a CDS encoding GNAT family N-acetyltransferase produces the protein MRGNLRAALIITERFTLEPLGVHHAAEMAKALAGTAIYKYIGGQAPTAEELEKRYAAQSVGSSPDGRQTWLNWIIREQGRSIGFVQATVEADGPTSDVAWVVGEAFQGRGAATEAARAMAAWLRHHQPSVRITASIHPENTASASVARHLGLTPTGHFDEDGEEQWDDSLLTA
- the uvrA gene encoding excinuclease ABC subunit UvrA, with the protein product MSSAKTSPESAPNLHASGMVRVRGAQENNLRNVDVDIPRDAIVAFTGVSGSGKSSLAFGTIYAEAQRRYFESVAPYARRLLSQGHNPKVEEIAGLPPAVALQQRRGAPSSRSTVGTLTTLSNSMRMLYSRGGTYPANAEPGSLDSDAFSPNTAAGACRECSGLGIAHTVTEESLVPDPSLSIRDGAIAAWPGAWQGKNLRDILIQLGYDVDVPWKKLPKKDRDWILFTEEQPVVMITPQRDRVAKPYKGRFWSAKSYVMHTLADSGSAQMRERVLAYMVSGPCPVCGGAGLRPEALAVTFAGRNIAELNGATLAELAEIIRPTAELKSAGTASRAAASNEDTEVAVTITRDLLGRLEVLIGLGLGYLSLSRATPTLSPGEMQRLRIATQLRSGLFGVIYVLDEPSAGLHPADAEPLLTVLQELKDAGNSVFVVEHNMDVVRSAEWIVDVGPQAGDGGGTVLYSGPVEGLAEVEESATRPFLFGEAETAKPARRTPDQWLSLKGITRHNLRGLDAEIPLGVFTAVTGVSGSGKSTLVSQVLAETVGRQVNGVPTEPEDPEAPEEHDPGAHVRSIAGLEHLDRLVRVDQRPIGRTPRSNLATYTGLFDAVRKLYAGTDEARARGYNAGRFSFNVAGGRCETCQGEGFLAVELLFLPGTYGPCPVCHGARYNEETLQVTYRGKSIADVLAMRVETAAEFLADVPAAARSLRTLLDVGLGYLRLGQPATELSGGEAQRIKLATELQRARRGHTLFLLDEPTTGLHPQDVQLLLRQLNRLVDNGNTVVVVEHSMNVVASADWVIDMGPSGGEEGGRIICAGTADDVAACDASRTAPYLSAALKLLP
- a CDS encoding immune inhibitor A domain-containing protein; the protein is MKNENRHRSFRCALVLAIGSAVVLSPVAAVAAPAKPAPAPSGFSAAPGPDGNAAKADDRSDPAADERRQLNQQAIEKVLRSEAPVQTRGGSKAVQVAPGQWAEYGLEDSDQILSFLIDFGNQVDPRFPTAPAGPQHNQIPEPNRAVDNSTYWEPDFDRQHYLDMFFDPQEESLKTLYEEMSSGRYTVDGDVSDWVTVPYNSASYGETESQQDMTRFVQDAADAWYEAQIAAGKSAADIDAYLAGFDQWDRYDYNNNGNFDEPDGYIDHFQAIHAGEGEEAGAPTSTIWSHRWSVGQAGAGTQGPATNPFGGIRIGDSKVWIRDYTTEPENGGLGVFAHEYAHDLGLPDLYDTSGGENSTGFWTLMSSGSWLGHGDGTIGTTPNHMGAWEKLQLGWLDYDTAAAGTKSTHKLGPAFHATKKQQALVVTLPRDAAGNGRYYIAENRQYMGYDDTLRTGPYNFGWAVSAPDRVEHYPYQDGLLVTYWNAGQRNNNTRQHPGAGLILPVDAHPQTLRWSDGTIARNRIQSFDATFGKEATDPILLHRETATVMTTLQAPSRPGVPVFDDTNPNAYYDPANPQASVVVAGTGTKITVVNSNPKGMMTVRVN
- a CDS encoding MFS transporter, producing the protein MATEQLPEPATARSQSGRPFRFLASTAAAEGFGDALTRTVLPILAVAVLGLGPVFVGILNATGIAAFLLLGMSAGVAVDRIGKPLLAMGSASLLRCGVLLFLAAGVWQGWLSGPGLFAAAVLIGIADLLFTTAHSTVVPVVSGPEGMKRAYSRLAMINQATTAGGAATAGAVLGLAGMPVLLLAGAAAYASSWLLQHGIRLPAAAPVSGRPARGRARRGFAALRRTPALRALSLSACLTNAGAMVGNTVLPVYVLRDLAVPASAFAALGVLSALGAVSGAAAAPYLSGWLGLKAVRSGAALLSVPAVLLAVFCSVLPGPALVWLAGSTLAWGFLVALSGVAGAEVLPRTVPRNELATVGAAQRTLTLGVMPVAALLAGLAAAAAGTLPVLWLWAALAGLAALPVAFTKSLAGFR